One genomic segment of Entelurus aequoreus isolate RoL-2023_Sb linkage group LG25, RoL_Eaeq_v1.1, whole genome shotgun sequence includes these proteins:
- the LOC133642198 gene encoding metalloproteinase inhibitor 2-like, with product MMSWMKCCVFPLLLLGMWQLQEGAHACSCPQTHPQTAFCQSDVVIKAKVVAITAGEFGINYNIEQTKILKGPIRSYDTISTEASSAECGLDLTKGVEYFITGGRLKPDGSLHVILCDYVVLWKNSHDILVERYRIGCNCTITHRIAVPSRASPNECLWTDLLTGNLGNDEQCACIKKSDGSCAWYQEDASKELHEH from the exons ATGATGAGTTGGATGAAGTGTTGTGTGTTCCCCCTGCTGCTGCTGGGCATGTGGCAGCTGCAAGAAGGAGCACACGCCTGCAGTTGTCCTCAAACGCATCCACAGACGGCGTTTTGCCAGTCGGACGTCG TCATCAAGGCAAAGGTGGTTGCCATTACTGCTGGTGAATTTGGTATCAACTATAATATTGAACAGACCAAG ATCCTGAAAGGTCCTATAAGGTCCTATGATACCATCTCCACTGAAGCATCCTCTGCAGAATGTGGTCTAGATCTCACCAAAGGTGTAGAATATTTCATCACAG GAGGCAGACTGAAGCCTGACGGGTCGCTGCACGTTATATTATGTGACTACGTTGTACTCTGGAAAAACAGCCACGATATCCTGGTAGAGCGTTATAGGATCGGCTGTAATTGCACG ATCACTCACCGCATCGCTGTCCCGTCCAGAGCCAGCCCAAATGAGTGCTTGTGGACAGACCTGCTGACGGGGAATTTGGGCAACGATGAGCAATGTGCTTGCATCAAGAAAAGTGATGGTTCTTGTGCCTGGTACCAGGAGGATGCCTCAAAAGAATTACATGAACATTAG